In Fusarium oxysporum Fo47 chromosome XI, complete sequence, the following are encoded in one genomic region:
- a CDS encoding major facilitator superfamily domain-containing protein produces the protein MAMQIDREAVPGTEQLIDVNHKLQNSDHVEQSDIVLIPQPTSCGSDPLTWSKRKKYYQLLLVALYACAFSFGENTLGAAWTTVSRDTGVSLTNMNGGSALNYLLLGFVNIWWMPIANILGRKLVFLATTCLCLATGFWLAAIEGTVQWMLNMIVNGIGTSAYQAIIQLTIFDMFFVHERGRMLSVYLFAQQLGSILGLISGGSMSDTVGWRWSQNIVGFIFAFVLIAFTFSFEETLFPRFLFAGLQSAPLPSHKDEETAEKSTVGKKLELRAVPSQANGIVDEFPRRSYRQILKPWVRYPQNKTTFWQYFRRPFFLWGFPNVVIAAFIYAFGATAGIVSFNTISEILTEPPYNFSTTNTGLVFFAALVGDIIGWSIGVLSDQVVIALARRNGGVKEPEMRLYTLVPCLVFAAVGYMLYGWGAQTEAHWITIAIGIGAMISHQVGACTIATAYAMDCFPGISGELVVVLAMCSSMVNFAISYSVQPFIEAAGYGWTMTCFGIMVLMSVLAAIPLVLFGKRWRISKGPRYYKFLDEVGGYTD, from the exons ATGGCTATGCAGATCGATCGGGAGGCGGTTCCAGGAACGGAACAACTCATTGACG TAAACCACAAGTTGCAGAACAGCGATCATGTTGAACAATCTGACATCGTTCTCATTCCGCAGCCAACCAGCTGCGGAAGCGACCCACTC ACATGGTCGAAGCGAAAGAAGTACTACCAGCTGCTCCTCGTCGCCCTTTACGCTTGCGCCTTTTCCTTCGGTGAAAACACTCTTGGAG CGGCTTGGACTACTGTTAGTAGAGACACAGGCGTCTCTTTGACAAACATGAACGGCGGTAGCGCTTTGAATTATCTCTTACTG GGCTTCGTCAACATTTGGTGGATGCCCATTGCCAACATCCTAGGCCGGAAGCTAGTCTTCCTTGCAACAACATGTCTCTGTCTCGCCACCGGCTTTTGGCTCGCTGCCATTGAGGGAACAGTCCAATGGATGCTCAACATGATCGTAAACGGAATCGGGACATCTGCGTATCAAGCCATCATTCAACTTACT ATCTTCGACATGTTCTTTGTTCATGAGCGTGGTCGCATGCTCTCGGTTTATCTCTTTGCTCAGCAGCTTGGCTCTAT CCTAGGTCTTATCTCTGGTGGCAGCATGTCCGATACCGTCGGATGGAGATGGTCACAGAACATAGTTGGCTTCATCTTTGCGTTTGTATTGATCGCCTTCACCTTTTCTTTCGAGGAGACACTATTCCCTCGTTTCCTATTTGCTGGATTGCAGTCGGCCCCTCTTCCCTCTCACAAGGATGAAGAGACAGCGGAGAAATCTACTGTGGGAAAGAAGCTGGAGCTCAGGGCAGTTCCGAGTCAGGCAAACGGTATTGTCGATGAGTTTCCCAGGCGATCTTACAGGCAGATCTTGAAGCCGTGGGTGAGGTATCCTCAGAACAAAACAACTTTCTGGCAATACTTCCGCCGtcctttctttctctggGGCTTTCCCAACGTCGTCATC GCCGCGTTCATCTATGCCTTCGGGGCCACTGCCGGTATTGTttccttcaacaccatctccgAGATCCTGACGGAACCGCCCTACAACTTCAGTACCACCAATACCGGTCTTGTATTCTTCGCCGCTTTGGTGGGAGACATAATCGGTTGGAGCATCGGTGTACTGAGCGACCAAGTTGTTATTGCTCTGGCGCGACGAAATGGCGGTGTCAAAGAACCTGAGATGCGACTCTACACTCTCGTTCCTTGCTTAGTCTTCGCTGCCGTTGGGTACATGCTCTATGGTTGGGGTGCCCAGACGGAAGCGCATTGGatcaccatcgccatcggTATCGGCGCGATGATCTCACATCAGGTGGGAGCTTGCACGATTGCTACTGCATATGCAATGGACTGTTTCCCTGGA ATATCTGGAGAGCTAGTCGTTGTACTGGCTATGTGCTCCTCAATGGTCAACTTCGCCATCTCATACTCTGTTCAGCCATTCATTGAAGCCGCTGGCTATGGTTGGACCATGACCTGCTTTGGTATCATGGTATTAATGTCGGTTCTCGCCGCTATTCCTCTGGTCCTGTTTGGTAAGAGATGGAGGATCTCCAAAGGGCCGAGATACTACAAGTTCTTGGATGAGGTAGGAGGATACACCGACTAG